The nucleotide window CGCTGGCGTGCACCGGCATGGTGCTGGGAAGGTTCGTGGGGCCGATGATCAGGACGCCGTGCTTCACGACCTCCCGGCCCGGCTCGGTGAGCGCGCAGTTGCCGCCCTGCTCCGCCGCCAGGTCGACGATCACCGACCCCGGCCGCATGGCCCGTACCATGTCCTCGGTGACGAGCACGGGGGCGCGCTGGCCGGGGACGAGCGCCGTGGGGATCACCACGTCCGCGGCCGTCACGTACTTGGACATCAGCTCCTGCTGCCGGCGGTAGAACTCCTCCGACTGGGCCTTGGCGTACCCTCCCTTGTCCTGGGCGTCCTTCGCCTCGACCCCCAGCTCCGCGAAACGGGCCCCCAGGCTCTCCACCTGCTCCTTCACCACCGGGCGCGTGTCGTAGGCCTCCACGATGGCCCCGAGCCGCTTCGCCGTCCCGATGGCCTGCAGCCCCGCCACGCCCGCCCCGATGATGAAGACGCGGGCGGGGGCCACGTTGCCGGCCGCGGTCATGAGCAGGGGGAAGAACTTCGGCAGCCGGCTGGCCGCGATCAGGACGGCCTTGTACCCGGCGACCGTGCTCATGGCGCTCAGGGCATCCATGGACTGGGCGCGCGTGATGCGCGGCATGAGCTCCATCGAGAAGGCGGTCACCCTGCGTGCGGCCAGGGCCTTGATGGTAACGGTGCTGTCGTACGGCCGGAGGAGGCCGACGAGGGTCGTCCCTTCCTTCAGCCGTTCCACCTCGTCGGCCGACGGTGGCTGCACCTTCAAGACGACGTCCGCCGCCTCGAGCACGGCGGACCCGAGCCGCGCGCCCTTGTCCACGTAGGACGAGTCCGGGAAGC belongs to Candidatus Polarisedimenticolia bacterium and includes:
- a CDS encoding Re/Si-specific NAD(P)(+) transhydrogenase subunit alpha is translated as MVIGVPTETAPGEQRVALVPELVPRLTKQGLEVLVEAGAGAAAGFPDSSYVDKGARLGSAVLEAADVVLKVQPPSADEVERLKEGTTLVGLLRPYDSTVTIKALAARRVTAFSMELMPRITRAQSMDALSAMSTVAGYKAVLIAASRLPKFFPLLMTAAGNVAPARVFIIGAGVAGLQAIGTAKRLGAIVEAYDTRPVVKEQVESLGARFAELGVEAKDAQDKGGYAKAQSEEFYRRQQELMSKYVTAADVVIPTALVPGQRAPVLVTEDMVRAMRPGSVIVDLAAEQGGNCALTEPGREVVKHGVLIIGPTNLPSTMPVHASEMYARTVTSFLSHLLEDGRLHLDLEDELTRGPLVTYQGEVVHEAVRAKLLDDAKAGARTPDR